cgTAACCTGCGGCTCAGTGTTTACGAGtataattggctactttcctactagtcaaatcagcttctttttagggctgtcaaaacgatttgctaatatggaatttatatgaaaacttgtgtagtgacgtcacagtcaagtcacctactttttatacttccatccgatttattaattataaattatgaaataactgctatctatgtttttgtaataattatctggtggtTTATTTTAAGTATAGCAAAGTACCCAATTGTAGACATAAAATCAAAAGTGCAAAGATATGGCATTATGTCGAAGATcagtttttacttttttaagtatttttagttGTATCCGAATTATCTACTTTATTTACACAGGTAATttactttaattaattaaataatgtcATCGCATTTGTCTATGCTACCAGAGCTGGtagtctagcatgagttgcgttctcgcgcgcgactccatagcTCACATCAAGCGCGACAACCAAGATTGCAATCGTTTAGATACTTAGATCGTACAGACGCGAAGAAAAATTACATGAACATGATCATTTCTATAGGTGCATATTTGCATAATACATATAAGTTTCGATTGAAGTTTTCGATTGCTTATTGGCTAATAGGCAACCATATTCGGCAGAAATTAAAAATAGTGACAGCCTTATTGGTTATCATAAAGAGATGCATAAGAGAATGCCCGCTTAGTACGTACATCAGTCATACATGACGCGCGACTCTTGCAGCCCGCGTACGCGCCTATCGAATTCGCGCATGTGCGCGCGGCGCAGAGCTGCGCGTTCCGCGTCTTTTGGTTCGTAGTTTGAGCCGCTGCAGTCACAGCAAGCTCCGCAGTTACAGAACGCGCAACACGTTTTACCTATCAATGGCAGGGCTCCTGTAAAAAAGTTAACAGACAGTTACTTATTGGCCAGGGTTTTTTGACATATTAATATAATTCCGGTAGAAGTCATGGCGGTGTGTCAAATATTGCCAGTCCAAAAGGGATTATTCTGAGGTGTCAAATGCTAAACCTTAGGAAAATAAAGGAGTGTTTTGGGCTAGATACAGAAAGGTATGCGACCTTCACACctgccataaaaaaataataagcaAACAACAATCAGGTTGTTAACTTCAGCTGCTTAATACCACCACacgaaaagtttttttttctactcgtgtacttttatctgtcatttacatagtcacgaacgaacatataagggcatacattattaatactccttaaaagtctatagtctattgcccaaaaaaacacttgtgtcgttttagagacattacgatacggtaagctagtgcagggtagcaggtgccacataccggtacattgctaccaacgtgacaaacgattgaatgcatacggtttttattaaaaaagaaacaaatttgtactgagttcattgctaccaacataataaaaaatacttttataccctacagcaccacgaccctggtgcggtagtgtgtaacggctttaaaaaaaacaaccatagacattactcgtttgtttctcgtttcccgcctttcccggtaatttcttgttctttgagcactttgcgttactatttgttttgcgttcataaaaagtgttgaaaatggacaaagaggacaacattgtttctacacctgaagaaatatccgctgcagcacaagcagcgaccgaaaatttgttgcctaactactaaatcgcagcacctatacgacaaatcttatgagaagttcatggcgtggagattggagcacaaaacttcgtcattctctgaaaacgtctttggtgtattttcaaagactaattggaagcaccggatcagatttatcttttaagcaaggttggtatatgttacaaaaaattttgatataGGGTACACAGGACAACGGAGCTATATTTATgtccattttatatttttgcattaaaactgaatattatttaagtctcctttttcttgttacaggttgcagtaatatttggtattatgggtgcttgtcgcagacaagagttacatacatatagtaatacctactatccaaaatttacattgacattttcataaatataattttgtttatatttttttgtattttatttaatattgcctactcatagaaaaagcattgtatgcaacgttgtataagtagtcaaaaaatgctcatggcgtctttattaacaatgttcgccttcggctcacattgttacccacgccactcacattttttacccctcttataaaactgttgcataaaatactattacttaGTCAACGTTCTAAAAACTTTGACACATTACCGCGTAATTGCACGGAGCCAGACGTCGCCATCTACATGTCAAATTCTTAGCACTTTTGGGTTTTACACAGTCATCTAATTTACTTAATCTTTGATTCTAACCAAGTTTAAAAGCCTGCGCGACAAAGTCCAGATAAGGCGTCTCCACAGCGACGTCCAATGGGGCCTGGCAGATGCGCACGACATGGGTTTTGCGTTCTTCATTGCGCTCCTTAATATTGAGGTGTTTGCTTCGACCGTGGAGGGGGCACGGGCCGTTAGGGAACACTTCCTGGTgatatacatacatttattttaataaataacatctGATTTCTCACATTAGAAccattttaaaagaaaatgtttttatttcggtCTAACCATCTTCGAGAAATCGAAAAACATACATagaggcaaaaaaaaacaatagagTCTCCTTGTATTGATATCGGTCGACTAATATGTTTTGAATTCTAAAATGAAGGATGCATGATCGATCCTCTTCCTTACTCTAGGACGTAGCCGGAAGCATTCAGGAATCGGCTTCCTCTCCAAGAGAAGTTCTTCCGAAGTCAACTGGACTTGACCCTTCCATTCTCGTCTTCTACTCTTGCATATAGGGCGGCACCTGTGAAAGGAAGAGACACTCCAATAATACGAGTATACTATTCTTAAAAACCGTACGGTGTACCTATCCTTGgaaactaaatatgtattaaataaaatctgATTTTCATGGGATATAGGTAACCCCCAAATCAATGAACTCTCAGGAGTCTCAGGTCACCTTTAAGGCCAATAAGTACCCTATGACTATGCATTACGTTACGgcaagcgtggctcactccgcgatttcgtcgctttgctacaggtagctaaaagtacatccgttccacaccaattttggtggctagccataagccacgcgtagcgctgtcgccacctagcggccatatctgtcctgatagtaacagacgcgttttgttagagagtcttctgtacctagtactattatttattctgtggttacggGCACGCAACAGTGTGACACTTGAAATTTTAGGATTTCAATCCTACAAACCctcttagggtctccccaaatatatcgacgcgcattcggcaaaagccgataggaaaaagctttatgtccgcgcaataagaccgaaaaagtcgtcgttcggctcggctcgcatcggccggcacctgccaacgcgtcgacggctttttcgctcttattgcgcggacataaagctttttcctatcggcttttgccgaatgcgcgtcgatatatttggggagacccttaatgCGCGTTTTTAGGTTCATCATCATCCTGgaacaatatttttgtttattcatTTTGACTCTTACCATTTCAAATTTCCTAACGAAAACTcatttaacatttatttaattgttgTGGCAAGACAACTGGtgttctattttatttaatttgtacattttcttaTCCAGCTGTAGGCTGTAATTAATCATCGCTACCTCATTGAGTTTGTGTTCGTTGAGACAAATCTGTCTTGAAACTCTTGAGAAGAAAAACAGTCTGTGGCTGAGTACAGTCAGAGATATTTTCTTAGAtatttcttcttcctcgcgttatcccggcattttgccacggctcatgagagcctggggtccgcttgacaactaatcccatgatcaAATCATGTTTTTCGTgggtactagtttttacgaaagcgactgccatctgaccttccaacccagagggtaaactaggccttattgggatcagtctggtttcctcacgatgttttccatcaccgaaaagcgactggtaaatatcaaatgatatttcgtacataagttccgaaaaactcatgccggggtttgaacccgcgacctccagattgcaagtcgcacgctctcaccgctaggccaccagcgcttaaatCTACTTTCTTAGATaccattttataatatttattcatgcTTGAAAATACATCCTTTTTCCTGGTTCATTAAATATCAGACAGAATTTTTTACGATAAATTACATTAAGGGTTAACCTTGCCTTTCGTAGAACCTGTACTGTATGTATCTGTTCATATGAAAAGGGTTCGCGATTTCCTATCGTAATATTTTAACTTAAAGGAAGCGACCCTATGATGTCGGCAACGGATATTACTAACTAAAGGACTGGTAGGAAAATTAAGTCAATACGAGTAAGGTTATAGTTAGGGTAAGCGGAACTATGCAAGAGGGACACTTGTTGATAATAAAACATATAGAGATACTTAAACAtactaaaaaactaaattaaattataatactaaaaatatataactaatgcataaataaaattaaattaacttaaaaatacttgtgtAAAGGGCCTTCCTCATACGGTTTctcttataaataataattttaaaaaataaataaagattaacCTATAACGTCCCAATGCTGTGCACAGGCCTGCTTGATAGCAGCCCGaaagggtttgggctatagtctccACGCTGGCAAAATGCGGATTGggacctttgaatttcttcgcggatgtatgcaggtttccttacaatgttttccttcaccgaaaagctagtggtaaatatcaaatgatgttccgtacataagttccgtaaAACTCATGGGTCACAagccagggggccgatttttgaatttcaatcgctcgatttcgtcactcgaaaatcggtggaaaacggcgaaatgctaattttttaaatacgagcgatcgaaatttggaatctagtggtattgaccactcgaatTCAATTccattagtagaatttaaacgcctagtagtggagatatcatttaacgaaatacacgaaatcgagtggtcgaatttcaaaaatcggcccccagtatttgaacccgcgaccgcgcgattgaaagtcggacgtcagatccactcggccaccaccgctaaTCCCGACCGCCGAGAAAAGTATGTTTGCCTTATGTCACGACCTTATGaataaaaatcggccaagtcTGTTCCGGTGTAAGTACAGCCtgtcataaataataattatcttaCACATATAAGTGTAAAACGTTAATCGCTTCAATCATTTCTTTATAAACTTCttaccttaaaagtttttttttgggCAACAGTACTGACTTAATGAAAAATGTATTTCCATGGGAATTAGTATTTTTGACTATGGTGCGtcgatttttttttgacatataggtacatagtcTTATGTTGACATAGTTGATAGTTTTAACCTTTGTAATGCTCTTTGGTCTCTCACATTAAGGATCTTAATGTAAACAAGAAACTCATTCCTCCAACGGAACGGCAGCTGACGTTCATAGCGCTTCACGATCATCTCCTTAacgggggtccctttgtttcccataaagttttaagtcataatgtattgtttgtcatattatcgttagtcataaaactgaaaccgttaacttttcaggattttcctaaggttattctatagatttaggttaggtttgttttatggcaatcctgaaaagttacgcgtttctgagaaaaaccaattatgactaacgaaaattcggacaaacaatacattatgacttaaaactatttgggaaacaatagagaccccctTTAACCACTCTAGAAGTTACCGCCTCAGACGAACTTGGTCATACAAATTCGTTGGTAATTGGGTAACTATCAAAATGACCTTTTCATAGACCCTTCTCGGTACTGTCACATGCAATATTGCAAGATGAGCTGAAAATACGTAACACCCCAGAACTTTGATTTTTCATCTCGATTCATCAAGTAAGATAT
The sequence above is a segment of the Cydia fagiglandana chromosome 9, ilCydFagi1.1, whole genome shotgun sequence genome. Coding sequences within it:
- the LOC134667678 gene encoding uncharacterized protein LOC134667678, with the translated sequence MISLPKTKRDPKTVEGLCKCRPICKSRRREWKGQVQLTSEELLLERKPIPECFRLRPREVFPNGPCPLHGRSKHLNIKERNEERKTHVVRICQAPLDVAVETPYLDFVAQAFKLGALPLIGKTCCAFCNCGACCDCSGSNYEPKDAERAALRRAHMREFDRRVRGLQESRVMYD